A genomic segment from Desulfurella amilsii encodes:
- the pheS gene encoding phenylalanine--tRNA ligase subunit alpha, translated as MYDILDQLDEKLKKVTSQEDIKQVKSFFLGKNGLITNLFKQLSSLSQEDRIQKGKTLNELKQFVTEKIENKLQEIKNAKKQQELSQEIDLFLDGNTPNLGSIHPINLVIKEISDIFFSMGFGIEDGPEVELDLYNFELLNIPKNHPARDMQDTFYIDENRLLRTQTSGVQVRTMLKKKPPLMFIAPGRVYRRDSDLTHSPMFHQIEGLAVDKKIRFSDLKGILEVFLNQFFGQTKVRFRPSYFPFTEPSAEVDIGCVICGGKGCRVCSNTGYLEVLGCGMVHRNVLKNVGYEGFRGFAFGLGVERFAMLKYGIDNIRLMFENDVRFLEQFSNSFYSKGLV; from the coding sequence TTGTATGATATATTAGATCAATTGGATGAAAAACTAAAAAAGGTTACATCACAAGAAGATATCAAACAAGTAAAAAGTTTCTTTTTAGGCAAAAATGGTCTTATAACAAATTTATTTAAGCAATTGAGTAGCTTATCGCAAGAAGATAGGATACAAAAGGGCAAAACTTTAAATGAATTAAAGCAATTTGTAACGGAAAAAATTGAAAATAAATTGCAAGAAATTAAAAATGCCAAAAAACAGCAGGAGTTGAGCCAAGAAATTGATTTATTTTTGGATGGAAATACTCCAAATCTTGGCAGTATCCACCCTATAAATCTCGTAATAAAAGAGATTTCAGATATATTTTTTTCTATGGGTTTTGGTATAGAAGATGGACCAGAGGTTGAGTTGGATTTATACAACTTTGAGTTATTAAATATACCCAAAAACCACCCAGCACGAGACATGCAGGATACTTTTTATATTGACGAAAATAGACTCTTACGCACTCAAACAAGCGGTGTGCAGGTTAGAACTATGTTAAAGAAAAAACCTCCTCTAATGTTTATTGCTCCAGGCAGAGTTTACAGACGGGACTCAGATTTAACGCACTCTCCTATGTTTCACCAAATAGAAGGTTTAGCTGTAGATAAAAAGATTAGATTTTCTGACTTAAAAGGTATTTTGGAAGTATTTTTGAATCAATTTTTTGGCCAAACAAAAGTAAGATTTAGACCAAGTTATTTTCCTTTTACAGAGCCATCTGCTGAAGTTGATATAGGTTGTGTTATATGTGGTGGGAAAGGTTGCAGAGTGTGTTCAAATACGGGCTATTTGGAAGTATTGGGTTGCGGGATGGTTCATAGGAATGTTTTAAAAAATGTTGGTTACGAAGGTTTTAGAGGTTTTGCTTTTGGGCTTGGTGTAGAGAGATTTGCAATGCTAAAGTATGGCATTGATAATATAAGATTGATGTTTGAAAATGACGTGAGGTTTTTAGAACAATTTAGCAATTCATTTTATTCAAAAGGTTTAGTATGA
- the infC gene encoding translation initiation factor IF-3, with amino-acid sequence MAPINEHIKAEKVRLIDQEGKQLGIVSIKEALEKAREAELDLVAIAPAADPVVCKIMDYGKFKYDKQKKEEKSKKKQKIMKVKELKMRLNIAENDYKVKLNNAIEFLKDGDKVKFSIFFKGREIEKKNLFFVLSNRLKIDLQDYAVLEGKELFEGRRLSVSFIPKK; translated from the coding sequence GTGGCGCCAATTAATGAGCACATTAAAGCTGAAAAGGTTAGATTGATTGATCAGGAAGGCAAACAATTAGGTATAGTAAGCATAAAGGAAGCTTTAGAAAAGGCTCGTGAAGCAGAGCTAGATTTAGTGGCAATAGCTCCAGCAGCCGACCCAGTTGTCTGCAAAATAATGGACTATGGAAAATTTAAATACGATAAGCAGAAAAAAGAGGAAAAAAGCAAGAAAAAGCAAAAAATAATGAAAGTTAAAGAGCTTAAAATGAGGCTCAATATAGCAGAAAATGACTACAAAGTAAAACTCAATAATGCTATAGAGTTTTTGAAAGATGGCGATAAAGTAAAATTTAGTATATTTTTTAAAGGTAGAGAGATAGAGAAAAAAAATCTATTTTTTGTTTTGTCTAATAGGTTAAAAATTGATTTACAAGATTACGCAGTTTTAGAAGGTAAGGAATTATTTGAAGGAAGAAGGCTAAGTGTATCTTTTATACCAAAAAAATAA
- the pheT gene encoding phenylalanine--tRNA ligase subunit beta, whose protein sequence is MKVSYNWLKEFVDIDVNPYELADKLTLSGLEVESVFDAKKACCDSVVGKVLSREPIQINLYTLAVDIGEKQLNIVTSDSHLNIGDKIGVAATGTDFRGKVKERKFNSVVSEGFLLSASELGLEESSSNVFVLDSEFDVGTKLKDLGVFKDFIFDISITPNRVDCLSILGIAREVSIYYNKPLKIKECKIIKEDNKFSVTLDKDCQSYIASNIKVSIAPSCFDIRQKLIKSGVRPINNVVDITNYCMLALGQPMHAFDKDKIGTKIIVRNAFKKERIVALNDIEYELEDDLVISDENRSIAIAGIMGGKYSQIDENTRHIVLESAYFIPERIRKTSRKLKLSSESSYRFERGVDPNLNEYATYYAIDLLQQYATANVVGITKKINKQKPKEIMFNVDEINDFLGSSYNKGRFYQLGFDIKGIEPNLIALIPTYRMDIENMEDIAEEVARIDGYDKLPSTNPCVSLRCNPIKNKKDLVRESLKSSGLYETINYSFVNSTLLSKLGRSDNILYLKNPLTQEQDCMRNTLFLGLMENLIFNLNHNIKSIALFEIGKIFDLNSENNSLGIMLHGIKPLNWYTQKNMFDFYDIKGLFEGIFGLFECNIEFRVQELQFMHPKKSLAIYNNNHYIGFFGEVHPDVYDVFDIKFLKSSILYGEILIDGFEKFRSFYFKPLPKFPVVVRDLNIVVDKNEVTSDIKKTISDFDFVYKVNLIDIYDMGNKKSLNFRIELYSPDKTLTEQDIEKLIKEVFLSLNSKFIATIRGEENGL, encoded by the coding sequence ATGAAAGTATCTTATAATTGGCTAAAAGAGTTTGTTGATATAGATGTTAACCCATATGAGTTAGCAGATAAACTTACATTGTCGGGCTTAGAGGTAGAATCTGTTTTTGATGCTAAAAAGGCTTGTTGTGATAGTGTTGTTGGCAAGGTTTTGTCTAGAGAGCCTATCCAAATTAACCTCTATACTTTAGCTGTTGATATAGGAGAAAAGCAGTTAAATATAGTAACGAGTGACTCTCATCTCAACATTGGCGACAAAATTGGTGTAGCAGCAACTGGGACGGACTTTAGGGGCAAAGTAAAAGAAAGAAAATTTAACAGCGTTGTCTCAGAGGGCTTTTTGTTATCTGCAAGCGAACTTGGCTTAGAAGAATCATCAAGCAATGTATTTGTTCTTGATAGTGAATTTGATGTTGGCACTAAGCTAAAAGATTTAGGTGTATTTAAGGATTTTATTTTTGATATCAGCATTACACCAAACAGAGTGGATTGTTTGAGTATTTTAGGTATAGCAAGAGAAGTTTCAATTTACTACAATAAGCCCTTAAAAATTAAAGAATGCAAGATAATCAAAGAAGACAATAAATTCAGCGTAACTTTAGATAAAGATTGTCAAAGTTACATTGCAAGTAATATAAAAGTGAGTATAGCGCCATCTTGTTTTGATATAAGACAAAAATTGATAAAATCCGGTGTAAGACCCATAAACAATGTTGTTGATATAACAAATTACTGTATGTTGGCTTTGGGTCAGCCTATGCATGCATTTGATAAAGACAAAATTGGAACTAAAATTATTGTAAGAAATGCTTTTAAAAAAGAGCGCATTGTTGCTCTAAACGATATTGAGTATGAACTAGAAGATGATCTTGTTATATCAGATGAAAATCGCTCTATTGCAATAGCGGGTATTATGGGAGGCAAATACAGCCAAATAGACGAAAATACCAGGCATATTGTTCTGGAGAGTGCTTATTTTATCCCGGAACGAATAAGGAAAACTTCAAGAAAGTTAAAATTGAGCTCTGAGAGTTCATACAGGTTTGAGCGTGGTGTTGATCCAAACTTAAACGAGTATGCAACTTATTATGCTATAGATTTATTACAACAGTATGCAACTGCAAATGTAGTTGGTATAACAAAAAAAATTAACAAACAAAAACCAAAAGAAATAATGTTTAATGTCGATGAGATAAATGATTTTTTGGGTTCAAGTTATAACAAGGGCAGGTTTTATCAATTGGGTTTTGATATAAAGGGAATAGAACCTAATTTAATTGCATTAATACCCACATACCGCATGGATATTGAAAATATGGAGGATATAGCAGAAGAAGTTGCAAGGATTGACGGGTATGATAAATTACCATCTACAAACCCTTGCGTTAGTTTGCGTTGTAATCCGATCAAAAATAAAAAGGATTTAGTTAGAGAATCGTTAAAATCAAGCGGCTTATATGAGACGATAAATTATTCTTTTGTAAATAGTACACTTTTATCAAAGCTAGGCAGATCCGATAATATTTTGTATCTAAAAAACCCTTTAACTCAAGAACAAGACTGCATGAGAAACACATTGTTTTTGGGCTTGATGGAGAATTTGATTTTTAATCTAAACCACAATATAAAATCAATTGCTTTATTTGAGATTGGTAAAATTTTTGATTTAAATAGTGAAAACAATTCACTTGGCATAATGTTGCATGGTATTAAACCACTAAACTGGTACACGCAAAAAAATATGTTTGATTTTTACGACATAAAAGGTTTATTCGAGGGTATTTTTGGCTTGTTTGAATGTAATATAGAGTTTAGAGTGCAAGAATTGCAGTTTATGCACCCCAAAAAATCTTTAGCTATTTATAATAATAATCACTATATTGGTTTTTTTGGAGAGGTGCATCCTGATGTTTACGATGTTTTTGATATTAAATTTTTAAAGTCTAGTATTTTGTATGGTGAAATTTTAATTGATGGTTTTGAGAAGTTTAGAAGTTTTTATTTTAAGCCGTTACCAAAATTCCCGGTAGTGGTTAGAGACTTGAATATAGTGGTTGATAAAAATGAAGTGACAAGCGATATTAAAAAAACTATAAGTGATTTCGATTTTGTATATAAAGTCAATCTCATTGATATATACGATATGGGTAATAAAAAGAGTTTAAATTTTAGGATAGAGTTATATTCTCCAGATAAAACACTAACCGAGCAAGATATAGAAAAGCTCATCAAGGAAGTATTTTTGAGTTTAAACTCTAAATTTATAGCCACCATTAGGGGGGAAGAAAATGGATTATAA
- the rpmI gene encoding 50S ribosomal protein L35, with product MKLKTKKSAAKRVKITARGLLKARKANKSHLLAHKSTKRKRCLGKSRIIEGGMARNLKIMLGGLN from the coding sequence ATGAAGCTTAAAACTAAAAAATCAGCAGCCAAAAGAGTTAAAATCACAGCACGTGGTTTATTAAAAGCAAGAAAAGCTAATAAAAGCCATTTACTTGCTCACAAATCTACAAAAAGAAAAAGATGTTTAGGAAAATCCCGCATTATAGAAGGTGGTATGGCAAGAAATCTTAAAATCATGCTTGGAGGTTTAAATTGA
- the ileS gene encoding isoleucine--tRNA ligase encodes MDYKDTLNLPENSFSMKANLPVKELEILKFWKDKDIYNKILESRSNSTMFVLHDGPPYANGHIHMGTALNKILKDMVIKSKTMMGYLSPYVPGWDCHGLPIEHNVEKEYGPMDKAKTRKACREYATRFIDIQRDEFKRLGVLGQWDKPYLTMNYGYEATIYRELLEFLENGYIYESKKPVHWCMSCKTSLALAEIEYEEDKSSAIYVKFDFINDLGSKDKRFLGKAVSAVIWTTTPWTLPANLAVAVGPDIDYVFVQVKEREVLLVAKELYDKLMEKFEIKGSEIIKEIKGKELEGYELAHPFYDRVSKMILSDYVNLEMGTGLVHTAPGHGEEDYEVGIKYNLSVYSPVDEDGKFTEDVQYFAGEHVFKANPKIIELLKQKGMLLKEEEIVHSYPHCWRCKKPVIFKATKQWFISMEKNSLRVKALDEIKKVQWIPKWGQNRIYAMVENRPDWCISRQRAWGVPIALFRCKKCGRIVKDREVLDFTAKSIEQFGADVWFEKDNSYFLPKNYKCECGSEEFEKVEDILDVWFDSGVSHKAVLYDKIKWPADMYLEGSDQHRGWFHSSLLEAVGTLGKAPYKSVLTHGFVVDARGRKMSKSLGNVIAPQSVIEKYGADILRLWTCATDYREDIKLSNEIMTRLIEGYRKIRNTIRFLLGNLNDFEKNLSLKYEDLEETDKWILAALEVLKEKLFKAYENYEFHLIYQNITNFCINTLSSFYLDMLKDTLYCDSISSKKRLSAQTAMKEIADVLIRFLAPILSFTTEEAYQLNKPEKESVHMEYFVPIIDKYKNENLIKKWNLISKIRFAVLKALELAREQKYIGNSLEAGIYLSSNNSEINSIIYDDRIKLADIFIVSHVFDKKVDNYYVDYTDESLDLNVKVAKAIGEKCDRCWKFDESVSKNENHLCRRCQEVVDEQRAKV; translated from the coding sequence ATGGATTATAAAGATACGTTAAACTTGCCTGAAAATTCTTTTTCAATGAAAGCGAATTTACCAGTCAAAGAATTAGAAATCTTAAAATTTTGGAAAGACAAAGATATATATAACAAAATTTTAGAATCTAGGAGCAACAGTACAATGTTTGTATTGCATGATGGACCACCATATGCAAACGGACATATACATATGGGCACTGCATTAAATAAGATTTTAAAAGACATGGTAATAAAAAGCAAAACAATGATGGGTTATTTGTCGCCATATGTGCCTGGCTGGGATTGTCACGGGTTACCTATTGAGCATAATGTCGAAAAAGAATATGGTCCAATGGATAAAGCCAAAACCAGAAAAGCCTGCAGAGAGTATGCAACGCGGTTTATAGATATTCAAAGAGACGAGTTTAAACGTTTAGGTGTTTTGGGACAGTGGGATAAACCTTATTTAACAATGAATTATGGTTATGAAGCTACTATTTATAGGGAGCTATTGGAGTTTTTAGAAAATGGCTATATATATGAGAGCAAAAAGCCTGTGCATTGGTGTATGTCTTGCAAAACTTCGCTAGCTTTGGCAGAAATTGAATACGAAGAGGATAAATCCAGTGCGATATATGTGAAGTTTGACTTCATAAACGATCTTGGTTCAAAAGATAAAAGGTTTTTAGGCAAGGCTGTAAGTGCAGTTATTTGGACTACTACCCCCTGGACATTGCCGGCTAATTTGGCAGTTGCTGTAGGGCCAGACATTGATTATGTATTTGTTCAAGTCAAAGAAAGAGAAGTTTTGCTTGTTGCCAAAGAGTTGTACGATAAATTGATGGAAAAATTTGAGATAAAAGGTTCAGAAATTATCAAAGAAATAAAGGGTAAAGAATTAGAAGGATATGAACTTGCTCATCCATTTTACGATAGAGTTTCAAAAATGATTTTGTCTGATTATGTGAACCTGGAAATGGGTACGGGTTTAGTTCATACTGCGCCAGGTCATGGTGAAGAAGATTATGAAGTGGGGATTAAATATAATTTGAGTGTGTACTCACCTGTAGACGAAGATGGTAAATTTACAGAAGATGTACAATATTTCGCTGGCGAACATGTATTTAAGGCTAACCCAAAAATTATAGAATTGCTAAAACAAAAAGGAATGTTGTTAAAAGAAGAAGAGATTGTTCACTCATACCCACACTGCTGGAGGTGCAAAAAACCTGTAATATTTAAAGCAACAAAGCAGTGGTTTATATCGATGGAAAAAAACAGTTTAAGGGTTAAGGCCTTAGATGAGATAAAAAAAGTGCAGTGGATACCTAAATGGGGTCAAAATAGAATTTATGCTATGGTAGAAAACAGACCTGATTGGTGCATTTCAAGGCAACGTGCATGGGGTGTACCTATTGCTTTATTTAGGTGCAAAAAGTGTGGTAGAATAGTAAAAGATAGGGAAGTATTAGATTTTACGGCAAAAAGCATAGAACAGTTTGGTGCTGACGTATGGTTTGAAAAAGATAACTCATATTTTTTACCAAAAAATTACAAGTGTGAATGTGGCAGCGAAGAGTTTGAGAAAGTTGAGGATATACTTGACGTTTGGTTTGACTCTGGTGTTTCACATAAAGCTGTGCTTTACGATAAAATAAAATGGCCTGCTGATATGTACCTAGAAGGCTCAGATCAGCATAGAGGGTGGTTTCATTCATCACTTTTAGAAGCTGTTGGCACATTGGGTAAAGCCCCTTACAAGAGTGTTTTGACGCATGGTTTTGTTGTGGATGCAAGAGGACGAAAAATGAGTAAATCGTTGGGCAATGTAATTGCACCCCAAAGTGTAATTGAAAAGTATGGGGCTGACATTTTAAGACTTTGGACTTGCGCTACCGATTATCGTGAAGATATAAAGCTTTCAAATGAAATTATGACACGCTTAATTGAAGGTTACAGGAAAATTCGCAATACAATTAGATTTTTGTTGGGTAATCTGAATGATTTTGAAAAAAATCTTAGTTTAAAATATGAAGATCTTGAAGAAACGGACAAATGGATACTTGCGGCATTGGAAGTCTTAAAAGAAAAACTTTTTAAGGCTTACGAAAACTATGAATTTCATTTAATTTACCAAAATATTACAAATTTTTGCATAAATACGCTTAGTTCATTTTATTTAGATATGCTAAAAGATACGCTGTATTGTGATAGTATTAGTTCTAAAAAACGTCTATCTGCCCAAACTGCTATGAAAGAAATAGCAGATGTGCTTATTAGGTTTTTGGCGCCGATTTTGTCTTTTACGACAGAGGAAGCCTATCAATTAAATAAGCCAGAAAAAGAAAGTGTCCATATGGAATACTTTGTGCCTATTATCGATAAATACAAAAATGAAAATTTAATAAAAAAATGGAACTTGATCAGTAAAATAAGATTTGCTGTACTTAAAGCTTTAGAATTAGCCCGTGAGCAAAAATATATAGGAAACTCTCTAGAAGCAGGTATTTACTTAAGCTCAAACAATAGTGAGATAAATAGTATCATATATGATGATCGCATAAAATTAGCCGATATTTTTATTGTATCGCATGTTTTTGATAAAAAAGTTGACAATTATTATGTGGATTATACTGATGAATCTTTAGACTTAAACGTAAAAGTAGCAAAAGCTATTGGCGAGAAATGCGATAGATGTTGGAAGTTTGATGAGAGTGTTTCAAAAAACGAAAATCACTTATGCAGGCGTTGCCAAGAGGTGGTAGATGAACAGCGTGCCAAAGTTTAG
- a CDS encoding carbon starvation protein A, with protein MSAIALVVVAVALYALAYRFYGAFIASKILITDPHRKTPAYKLENGYDYVPTNRWVLFGHQFAAIAGAGPLVGPVLAAQFGYLPGALWILIGAVVAGAVHDMVILFASVRHNGLSLIEIAKKEIGTFSGILTAIAVIFIIITALAGLALVVVNALFKSPWGTFTVGATIPIAILMGAYMKWFRPGKVLEATIIGVVLLIASVVVGPYIQHSSLASALTFSKKQMTVIIVSYGFIAAVLPVWILLVPRDYLSTYMKLGVMLILAIGVIIVNPTLKMPAVTQFIHGGGPIVPGKVWPFVFITIACGALSGFHALISSGTTPKMIENERDILPIGYGAMLAEGFVAIMALIAATSLIPADYFAINVSPVVFAKLGMHPVDLANLSAMVGENVAGRPGGAVSLAVGMAFIFSKIPVLESLMSYMYHFIILFEAMFILTTVDAGTRVGRYLLQEAFGGIYAPFKDKNWWPGIITTSALISFVWGYLVYGGDISTIWPLFGTSNQLLASLALAIGTTVMIKLGKAQYAWITFIPFAFVSVTTLYASYLNIVGNFLPKGKILLVILTIMIMLTAIGVILDSFLKWYNWLVKRQTYRPFAADVEVEKI; from the coding sequence ATGAGTGCTATTGCATTGGTAGTAGTAGCTGTAGCATTGTACGCACTAGCGTACCGGTTTTATGGTGCATTTATTGCTTCAAAGATTTTGATAACTGATCCGCACAGAAAGACACCTGCTTATAAACTCGAAAATGGTTATGATTATGTTCCAACAAACAGATGGGTGCTGTTTGGCCATCAATTTGCAGCAATAGCCGGAGCTGGGCCACTTGTTGGACCAGTGTTGGCAGCTCAGTTTGGGTATTTACCTGGTGCTTTGTGGATTCTCATAGGTGCAGTTGTTGCTGGCGCAGTACATGATATGGTTATACTGTTTGCATCAGTTAGGCATAATGGTTTGTCTTTAATCGAGATTGCAAAAAAAGAAATTGGCACATTTAGCGGTATTTTGACTGCAATTGCTGTTATATTTATAATAATAACTGCTTTGGCAGGGCTCGCTTTAGTTGTTGTAAACGCTTTGTTTAAAAGCCCATGGGGTACATTTACTGTCGGTGCTACAATCCCTATTGCAATTTTGATGGGTGCTTACATGAAATGGTTTAGGCCAGGTAAAGTTTTAGAGGCTACAATTATAGGCGTAGTATTGCTTATTGCAAGCGTCGTAGTAGGCCCATACATTCAACATAGCAGTCTAGCAAGCGCACTTACATTTAGTAAAAAGCAAATGACCGTAATTATTGTAAGCTATGGGTTTATTGCTGCTGTGTTGCCCGTTTGGATACTGCTTGTGCCAAGGGATTATTTGAGCACCTATATGAAGCTTGGCGTGATGCTTATTTTGGCCATTGGTGTAATTATTGTTAACCCAACCCTAAAAATGCCTGCAGTCACACAGTTTATACACGGTGGCGGTCCTATTGTGCCTGGCAAAGTATGGCCTTTTGTGTTTATTACCATTGCATGTGGTGCTTTATCCGGTTTTCATGCGCTGATATCATCTGGTACAACACCAAAGATGATAGAAAACGAAAGAGATATTTTACCTATTGGGTATGGTGCTATGCTTGCTGAAGGTTTTGTAGCTATAATGGCTCTAATTGCGGCAACAAGTCTTATACCTGCTGATTATTTTGCTATTAATGTATCTCCCGTTGTTTTTGCAAAACTTGGTATGCATCCTGTAGATTTAGCAAATTTATCGGCAATGGTAGGCGAAAACGTAGCTGGAAGGCCAGGAGGTGCAGTGTCGCTTGCTGTGGGTATGGCTTTTATATTCTCAAAGATACCAGTATTAGAAAGCCTTATGTCTTATATGTATCATTTTATAATTCTTTTTGAAGCAATGTTTATATTAACCACAGTGGATGCTGGGACACGCGTTGGAAGGTATTTACTACAAGAAGCGTTTGGCGGCATATATGCACCTTTTAAAGATAAAAATTGGTGGCCAGGCATTATAACAACGAGCGCTCTTATATCTTTTGTATGGGGATATCTAGTTTATGGTGGAGATATTTCTACTATATGGCCACTATTTGGAACATCAAACCAATTACTTGCTTCATTGGCACTAGCTATTGGAACTACCGTTATGATAAAATTAGGTAAGGCTCAATACGCATGGATAACATTTATACCTTTTGCTTTCGTGTCTGTAACTACGTTGTATGCTTCATATTTGAATATTGTTGGCAATTTTCTACCAAAGGGCAAAATTTTGCTTGTTATTCTAACAATTATGATTATGCTAACTGCTATTGGCGTTATTCTTGATTCATTCTTAAAATGGTATAACTGGCTTGTAAAAAGACAGACGTATCGGCCATTTGCAGCCGACGTAGAAGTAGAAAAAATTTAA
- a CDS encoding CC/Se motif family (seleno)protein, with protein MKIDTSAKDYILKKGGKVSITYHDVANTCIDVKTIPEVSIGAPKNPDKYILLNIDGIDVYVDKFVQDKEDFTIKLNKVFGFKYLVLDGWKTI; from the coding sequence ATGAAGATTGACACTTCAGCAAAAGATTATATCTTAAAAAAAGGTGGAAAGGTTAGCATAACTTACCATGATGTCGCAAATACATGTATAGATGTAAAAACGATCCCTGAAGTGTCAATCGGCGCACCCAAAAACCCAGATAAGTATATTTTGCTTAATATAGATGGTATTGATGTTTATGTAGATAAGTTTGTGCAAGACAAAGAGGATTTTACCATTAAGCTTAATAAAGTGTTTGGTTTCAAGTACCTAGTTTTAGATGGCTGGAAGACTATCTAA
- the rplT gene encoding 50S ribosomal protein L20, producing MRVKTGIVRRRRHKKILKLAKGFYQRRRSTFKNAEESVRRALANAYVGRKERKRQFRRLWIARINAAVRENGLTYSQFMNLLKQKNILLNRKMLSELAINNPESFKMLLDKIRA from the coding sequence TTGAGAGTAAAAACTGGAATTGTGAGAAGAAGAAGACACAAAAAGATATTAAAATTAGCAAAAGGTTTTTATCAAAGGAGACGCTCTACATTCAAAAATGCAGAAGAGTCTGTTAGAAGAGCTCTAGCAAATGCTTACGTTGGAAGAAAAGAACGCAAAAGACAATTTAGAAGACTATGGATTGCCAGAATTAATGCAGCCGTAAGAGAAAATGGCTTAACATACAGTCAATTTATGAACCTTCTAAAGCAAAAAAATATATTGTTAAACAGAAAAATGTTAAGCGAACTTGCAATTAATAACCCTGAAAGCTTTAAGATGCTTTTAGACAAAATTAGAGCATAA
- a CDS encoding TIGR00296 family protein: MNSVPKFSLEEGKFLVKLARQSVEYFLKNKKYLPIPHTYPENLNKTVGIFITLSTFPGENLRGCIGYPYAFGPLIELCVSASTKAACEDPRFECVSTKELDNIVFEVTILSPMILLDQNKPFEEQIEIGRDGLLVTCDTYGKSGLLLPQVAVEWGFDKKKFLKEVCRKASLNDNCINDRNCKFYRFESQIFKEVSPNSDIKEEVLNERNI, translated from the coding sequence ATGAACAGCGTGCCAAAGTTTAGCTTAGAGGAAGGAAAATTCTTAGTCAAACTTGCAAGACAATCAGTTGAATATTTTTTAAAAAATAAAAAATACCTACCTATCCCACATACCTACCCAGAAAATCTTAACAAAACTGTGGGTATATTTATAACATTATCAACTTTCCCTGGCGAAAATCTAAGGGGTTGCATAGGCTATCCTTATGCATTTGGGCCGTTAATAGAATTGTGTGTTTCTGCCAGCACAAAAGCCGCCTGTGAAGATCCAAGGTTTGAATGTGTTAGTACGAAAGAATTAGATAATATAGTATTTGAAGTTACAATACTCTCTCCAATGATTTTGCTTGATCAAAATAAACCATTTGAGGAGCAAATCGAGATTGGCAGAGATGGTTTGCTTGTTACGTGCGATACTTATGGTAAAAGCGGTTTATTATTACCTCAAGTTGCTGTTGAGTGGGGTTTTGATAAAAAAAAATTTTTAAAGGAGGTGTGTAGGAAGGCGTCGCTAAATGATAATTGCATAAATGATAGAAATTGCAAGTTTTATAGGTTTGAGAGCCAAATTTTTAAAGAAGTTTCACCAAACTCTGATATTAAGGAGGAAGTTTTAAATGAAAGAAATATTTGA